The sequence TGCTCAGGAATCTGGATATTTTGCCGTCCTGATCAAGTCTGGGGAATCGATATTACTTATCTTCGGATGGAGAAAGGCTTTATGTACCTGTTTGTCATCGTGGACTGGTACAGCCGACGAATCGTCGATTACGAGCTCTCGAGTACCCTGGAAAAGACCTTTGTGATGGATTGCCTGAAACGAGTGCTATCCGTTCGCAAACCTGAAATCATGAACAGTGACCAAGGGAGCCATTTCACAAATGCTGAATACTTAGAGCTCCTCGATCATGCAAATGTCAGGGTGTCTATGGATGGAAAAGGCCAAGCTCTGGATAATGCCAGAACCGAGCGCTTCTTCAGAACCCTGAAATATGACCTGATCTATATCCAAGAATTTGAGACACCTCGACAACTAAGGGCTGGAATTAGTAGGTATATGCATGAATACAACACTTACAGACCGCATTCATCCATTGGAGATCTCTGTCCGGATGATGTCTATTACGGCAGTGTATTTAGTGCTGCTTAATGAACCCATACACGAGAGGAGAAATAACTTAGATATCGGCCTGACGTGTCTTGACATTGGGGTGCATTATATATCTATACCATTCTCCAAGTCTCAGCAATTCTTTTATGTGATTATGTAGGGTTAGCAGAAGCGGTGAATATAAACGCTAGACGGGTAGAAACAACGTATGTCCAACAGCTTGTTACTGTACTATTTGTTTGGATTTTGATAGTACTTTGCAAGCGTAATAAATTTGGATTTTCATTTTTCTACGGGAAGGTCTTAAACCGAGGATCTGTGTCGCAAAAATGGGTTCTTCTAGGTAGTGTGTTCGTGGGAAATACACTGTGCTTTGTTCCATTTTATATGTTCCATGTAGAAGACAAGCCAGAATACATGCAGGTCGTCATCTTTATCTACGCAATTCTCACTGCAGGGATACTAATCTACTTCTACCGCTATGAAAAGCAGAAATATCTTCAGAGTCGACAAGCGTACTTAACGAAAAAGTAATTCAAGCAAACGAATCGAGCAACAAAGCTTAGAAGGGATAAACAATGAATACTTGGCAGAACATGTTGTTCTTTATTGCGATGACGATGG is a genomic window of Xylanibacillus composti containing:
- a CDS encoding IS3 family transposase, producing the protein CSGIWIFCRPDQVWGIDITYLRMEKGFMYLFVIVDWYSRRIVDYELSSTLEKTFVMDCLKRVLSVRKPEIMNSDQGSHFTNAEYLELLDHANVRVSMDGKGQALDNARTERFFRTLKYDLIYIQEFETPRQLRAGISRYMHEYNTYRPHSSIGDLCPDDVYYGSVFSAA